One Burkholderia gladioli genomic window, GCCCACGCCGTGCGCTTCTTCGGCACCGTGCTGCCGCACGCGGGCATCGTCGAGCGGATGCTGAGCGATCTGAGCGCGATTCCCGGGGTGACCCACGCGCCGAAACTGCGCAACCTGCTCGACGTTGCCGTCTGACCCCGAAGTCGATGCATCTGCACGCCGATCGCTCGCACCCCGCCGAGGCCCGCGCCACACGGCGCTTCGGCAGGCTTGCCGACGCTTCGGCCCCCACTTATGATGGGCCGCTTTTTACACGAGCCGGGTGACGACCCGGCGCCGTGTGCTATAAAGCCGACGTAAAAGGGCCGTCAGACGGCCATCCGGTCTATCCAACCCACTCGAGTCATGTCCAAAGCACTGATCATTGCGGAAAAGCCTTCTGTCGCGAACGATATCGCGCGCGCCCTGGGCGGCTTTACCAAGCATGACGAATACTTCGAAAGCGACGACTTCGTCCTGTCGTCCGCGGTCGGCCACCTGCTCGAAATCGCCGCGCCCGAGGAATACGAGGTCAAGCGCGGCAAATGGAGTTTCGCGCATCTGCCCGTCATCCCCCCGCATTTCGACCTCAACCCGATCGCAAAAAGCGAATCGCGGCTCAAGGTGCTGACCAAGCTGATCAAGCGCAAGGACATCGACCGCCTCATCAACGCCTGTGACGCGGGACGCGAGGGCGAGCTGATCTTCCGCCTGATCGCGCAGCATGCGAAGGCCAAGCAGCCGGTCCAGCGCCTCTGGCTCCAGTCGATGACGCCGGCCGCGATCCGCGACGGTTTCGCCAAGCTGCGCAGCGACGCCGACATGCAGCCGCTGGCCGACGCCGCCCGCTGCCGCTCGGAAGCCGACTGGCTGGTCGGCATCAACGGCACGCGCGCGATGACCGCCTTCAACAGCAAGGGCGGGGGCTTCTTCCTGACCACCGTCGGGCGCGTGCAGACGCCGACGCTATCGATCGTGGTGGAGCGCGAGGAGAAGATCCGGCGCTTCGTGCCGCGCGACTACTGGGAAGTGCGCGCCGAGTTCGTCTGCGCCGGCGGCTTCTACGAAGGCCGCTGGTACGACCCGAAATTCAAGCGCGACGAGCACGATCCCGAGAAGCGCGATTCGCGCCTGTGGGCGCTGCCGGCGGCCGAAACCATCGTGGCGGCCTGCCGCGGCCAGATCGGCGTGGTCAGCGAGGAATCCAAGCCCTCGACCCAGCTCTCGCCGCTGCTCTACGACCTGACCAGCCTGCAGCGCGAGGCGAACAGCCGTTTCGGCTTCTCCGCCAAGAACACGCTGGGCCTGGCCCAGGCGCTGTATGAAAAGCACAAGGTGCTGACCTACCCGCGTACCGACGCGCGCGCGCTGCCCGAGGACTACCTCGGCACCGTCAAGCAGACCCTGGAGATGCTCAAGGAGAGCAACAACTACCTGCCGCACGCCAAGCAGGTGCTCGACAAGGGCTGGGTCAAGCCGAACAAGCGGATCTTCGACAACGCCAAGATCAGCGACCACTTCGCCATCATCCCGACCCTGCAGGCGCCCAAGGCCCTGTCCGAGCCGGAGCAGAAGCTCTACGACCTGGTGGTCAAGCGCTTCCTGGCGGTGTTCTTCCCGGCGGCCGAGTACAAGGTCACCACCCGCATCACCGAGGTGGCCGGCCATCACTTCAAGACCGAGGGCAAGGTGCTGGTCGAGCCGGGCTGGCTGCAGGTCTATGGCCGCGACGCCGAGGGCGCCGACGCCAACCTGGTGCCGGTGCAGAAGGACGAGAAGGTCAAGACCGACAAGGTCGCCGCGCACCAGCTGGTGACCAAGCCGCCCGCGCGCTATTCGGAAGCCACCCTGCTCTCGGCGATGGAAGGCGCCGGCAAGCTGGTCGAGGACGACGAGCTGCGCGAGGCGATGGCCGCCAAGGGGCTCGGCACGCCGGCCACGCGCGCGGCCATCATCGAAGGCCTGCTCGGCGAGAAATACCTGATCCGCGAAGGCCGCGAGCTGATCCCGACCGCCAAGGCGTTCCAGCTCACCACCCTGCTGCGCGGCCTCGGCGTGAAGGAGCTGACCGCGCCCGAGCTGACCGGCGAATGGGAATACAAGCTCTCGCAGATGGAACGCGGCAACCTGCCTCGCGATACCTTCATGCAGGAAATCGCGCGGATGACGCAGACCATCGTCAAACGCGCCAAGGAATACGATTCGGACACGATCCCGGGCGACTACGCGACGCTCCAGACGCCGTGCCCGAATTGCGGCGGCCAGGTGAAGGAGAACTACCGGCGCTTCGCCTGCACCAAGTGCGAGTTCTCGATCTCCAAGATCCCGGGCAGCCGCCAGTTCGAGATCCCCGAGGTCGAGGAACTGCTGCAAAAGAAGGAAATCGGCCCGCTGTCGGGCTTCCGCAGCAAGATGGGCCGGCCGTTCTCGGCGATCCTCAAGCTGTCCTTCGACGACGAGACCAAGAACTACAAGCTCGAGTTCGATTTCGGCCAGGACCAGGGCGGCGAGGATGGCGAGGCGCCCGACTTCTCCGCGCAGGAGCCGGTGGGCGCCTGCCCGAAGTGCGGCGCTCGCGTGTTCGAGCACGGCATGAGCTATGTCTGCGAGAACTCGGTGGCCAACCCGAAGACCTGCGACTTCCGCTCCGGCAAGGTGATCCTGCAGCAGGAGATCGCTCGCGAGCAGATGGCCAAGCTGCTGTCGGACGGCCGCACCGACCTGCTGCCGAACTTCAAGTCCTCGCGCACCGGCCGCAACTTCAAGGCCTTCCTGGTCAAGCAGCCCGACGGCAAGATCGGCTTCGAGTTCGAGAAGAAGGAGCCGAAGCCGGGCGCCGCCGCCAAGAAGACCGCGGCGAAGAAGACCGCCGCGGCCGCCAACGAGGACGGCGCCGGTTCGGATGCGGCCGAAGCCGCGGTGCCGGCCAAGAAGACGGCCGCCGCGAAGAAGGCGCCGGCCGCCAAGAAAACGGGTGCGGCCAAGAAGGCACCGGCTCGCAAGACCGGTTCGTGACGAGGTAGCGCGGGGCGGCCCTTCGTGGGCTGCCCCGCGCCGTCCCGGGCGAAGCGATCCGCAAGACGCAAAAAGCGCGCTGTCCTCACGGACAGCGCGCTTTTTTGTGTTCGGCGCCTACGGCTTAGAGCGGCGTCGGCGCGGTCACGCGCTGGCGATTCTTCGGCAGCGGCGCCGGCATCGACGGGCCGGCCGGGCGCGAGCTGCCTTGCGGCGCGGCGGCCAAGTCCGACTGCGACGGCGGCTGCAGGCCGCTGCCGGCCCACTGCTCGCCGAGCGCCGTTTCCGGCGAATGGCTGAAGTGCTCGACCAGGTGATCGATGAAGGTGCGGACCTTGGCCGGCAGGTGGCGACGGCTCGGGTACGCAACGTTGATCTCGACTTGCGGCAGGCGGTAGTCGGGCAGCAGGCGCACCAGCTTGCCGCGCGCCGTGTCGCCGCCGATCAGGTAGCTCGGCAGCATCGCGATGCCCATGCCGAGCAGCGCGAACTGGCGCAGCATCTCGGTATTGTTGGCGACGATCACATTGGTCGGCCGCACCCGCACTTCGCCGTCCGGCCCCGTGAACACACGCTCGTCGCCCCAGTATTCGGAGGGCAGGCTCAGCGAGGGGTGCTCCATCAAATGCTCGGGATGGGTCGGCACGCCATGCTGCTCCAGGTAGGCGGGCGTCGCGCAGACCGTCATGCAGCCGGTGGTCAGGCGGCGCGTGACGATGCTGGCGCTGCGCATCTGCCGCGCGATCACCACACCGACGTCGAAGCCTTCCTCGACCAGGTCGACCTGGCGGTCAACGAGGGTCAGGTCGGGAATCACCTTGGGATAGCGCTGGGTGTAGGTCTGCAGCACCGGCGCGAGGTTGTGCAGGCCGAACACGACCGGCGCGACGATGCGCAACGTGCCGACCGGCTCATGATTGCGCGCCACCACCATCTGCTCGACGTCCTCGAGCTCGTCGAGGATCTGGCGGGCACGTTCCAGATAGACCTGACCGGATTCGGTCAGGGAAAGGCTGCGCGTGGTCCGGTTCAGCAGGCGCGTGCCGAGCCGACCTTCGAGGTCCGCGACATGGCGCGTGGCCACGGCGTTCGAGATATCCATCGCACTGGCCGCTCGCGCGAAGCTGCCCAGATCCGCCACCTTGACGAACACTCGCATCGACTGCAAATGATCCATAACCACTCCTGCCGCTGTGCATTACAGCTTCAAAATTGTGTAGCAAATGCGTAATTCTCCTACGACAGCGGATTTGGTGCAGAGTTGCCGTCAGAGTGTGGGAAATACACAAAAAATGTTCGCCCCAGCCCGGGCTTGAGCCAGGATTCATCTAATTATTCTGATCACAGAAACAATAGGCTCCGAATACGCCCATTCTCTACGCCAGCTCAACGGTGGCCGGCATTGCGTACGATCAGCGATCGACAAGATGGCGCCGCGGCGCCCGTAACAAGCTGTTAAAAAGCGATACACCCGCGCCGCCGCCGTCATAAGATCATGGCGGCCCCGCCGTGCGGGCCGCCGGCGCGCCTTGCCGCCCGGTGCTTTCCGTTTTTCGTGCCGCTTCCGAACCCTTCATGAAAATAGCCATCCTCGACGACTATCAGGACGCCGTCCGCAAGCTCACCTGTTTCGAGTTGCTCGCCGACCACGAGGTTAAGGTCTTCAACAATACCGTGCGCGGGCTCGGCCAGCTCGCGAGCCGCCTCGCCGAAGTCGAGGCCCTGGTCCTGATTCGCGAACGCACGCATATCACCTCGCAACTGCTGGCAAAACTTCCGCATCTGCGCATGATCAGCCAGACCGGCAAGGCCTCCAGCCATATCGACATGGCCGCCTGTACCGAGCGCGGCATCGCCGTGCTGGAGGGCACCGGCTCGCCGGTGGCGCCGGCCGAGCTGACCTGGGCGCTGATCATGGCCGCCCAGCGCCGCATCCCGCAGTATGTCGCCAACCTCAAGCAGGGCGCCTGGCAACAATCGGGCCTGAAGACCTCGGCGATGCCGCCCAACTTCGGCCTCGGCCAGGTGCTGCGCGGCCAGACGCTCGGCATCTGGGGCTACGGCAAGATCGGCCAGATGGTGGCCGGCTACGGCAAGGCCTTCGGCATGAAGGTGCTGGTGTGGGGCCGCGAGCATTCGATCGAGCGCGCGCGCGCCGACGGCCACGACACGGCGGCCAGTCGCGAAGCCTTCTTCGAGGAAGCCGATATCCTCACCCTGCATCTGCGCCTGAACGACGAGACACGCGGCATCGTCAAGCAGGACGACCTGATGCGCATGAAGCCGACCTCGCTGCTGGTGAACACCAGCCGCGCCGAACTGCTAGAGGACAGCGCGCTGGTCAATGCGCTCGCCTACAACCGGCCGGGCATGGTCGCCATCGACGTGTTCGAAAGCGAGCCGATCCTGCAGGGCTACAGCCTGCTGCGCATGGAAAACGTG contains:
- a CDS encoding DNA topoisomerase III, whose amino-acid sequence is MSKALIIAEKPSVANDIARALGGFTKHDEYFESDDFVLSSAVGHLLEIAAPEEYEVKRGKWSFAHLPVIPPHFDLNPIAKSESRLKVLTKLIKRKDIDRLINACDAGREGELIFRLIAQHAKAKQPVQRLWLQSMTPAAIRDGFAKLRSDADMQPLADAARCRSEADWLVGINGTRAMTAFNSKGGGFFLTTVGRVQTPTLSIVVEREEKIRRFVPRDYWEVRAEFVCAGGFYEGRWYDPKFKRDEHDPEKRDSRLWALPAAETIVAACRGQIGVVSEESKPSTQLSPLLYDLTSLQREANSRFGFSAKNTLGLAQALYEKHKVLTYPRTDARALPEDYLGTVKQTLEMLKESNNYLPHAKQVLDKGWVKPNKRIFDNAKISDHFAIIPTLQAPKALSEPEQKLYDLVVKRFLAVFFPAAEYKVTTRITEVAGHHFKTEGKVLVEPGWLQVYGRDAEGADANLVPVQKDEKVKTDKVAAHQLVTKPPARYSEATLLSAMEGAGKLVEDDELREAMAAKGLGTPATRAAIIEGLLGEKYLIREGRELIPTAKAFQLTTLLRGLGVKELTAPELTGEWEYKLSQMERGNLPRDTFMQEIARMTQTIVKRAKEYDSDTIPGDYATLQTPCPNCGGQVKENYRRFACTKCEFSISKIPGSRQFEIPEVEELLQKKEIGPLSGFRSKMGRPFSAILKLSFDDETKNYKLEFDFGQDQGGEDGEAPDFSAQEPVGACPKCGARVFEHGMSYVCENSVANPKTCDFRSGKVILQQEIAREQMAKLLSDGRTDLLPNFKSSRTGRNFKAFLVKQPDGKIGFEFEKKEPKPGAAAKKTAAKKTAAAANEDGAGSDAAEAAVPAKKTAAAKKAPAAKKTGAAKKAPARKTGS
- a CDS encoding LysR family transcriptional regulator yields the protein MDHLQSMRVFVKVADLGSFARAASAMDISNAVATRHVADLEGRLGTRLLNRTTRSLSLTESGQVYLERARQILDELEDVEQMVVARNHEPVGTLRIVAPVVFGLHNLAPVLQTYTQRYPKVIPDLTLVDRQVDLVEEGFDVGVVIARQMRSASIVTRRLTTGCMTVCATPAYLEQHGVPTHPEHLMEHPSLSLPSEYWGDERVFTGPDGEVRVRPTNVIVANNTEMLRQFALLGMGIAMLPSYLIGGDTARGKLVRLLPDYRLPQVEINVAYPSRRHLPAKVRTFIDHLVEHFSHSPETALGEQWAGSGLQPPSQSDLAAAPQGSSRPAGPSMPAPLPKNRQRVTAPTPL
- a CDS encoding D-2-hydroxyacid dehydrogenase family protein yields the protein MKIAILDDYQDAVRKLTCFELLADHEVKVFNNTVRGLGQLASRLAEVEALVLIRERTHITSQLLAKLPHLRMISQTGKASSHIDMAACTERGIAVLEGTGSPVAPAELTWALIMAAQRRIPQYVANLKQGAWQQSGLKTSAMPPNFGLGQVLRGQTLGIWGYGKIGQMVAGYGKAFGMKVLVWGREHSIERARADGHDTAASREAFFEEADILTLHLRLNDETRGIVKQDDLMRMKPTSLLVNTSRAELLEDSALVNALAYNRPGMVAIDVFESEPILQGYSLLRMENVICTPHIGYVERESYELYFGAAFRNILAFDSGDMSSVANPDALVGGRSRRA